One Nitrospira sp. genomic region harbors:
- a CDS encoding PstS family phosphate ABC transporter substrate-binding protein produces MSISRIRSIGPTFVRATVCSVITATLLSSGGAWAERASVAENPTIDGSLTVYEPVNKLEGKLTITGSDTMAMLTDQLAFEFTRIYGYPSVNIFVEHPGSNFAMREFLVGFSKQRRGDKSRSEGHEAAAYADILASSRVMTPEERGHFKSRYGHDVLEIPIALDGVGIYVHAANPIPQLTLQQVDAIFSSSRKLGWPSDITSWDKAGVEEWSSRDIHLYGRDSKSGTREFFVQTALGGGTLRSDLHEQPGSAMEILSIARDPQAIGYAGIGYQGSFVKVVPIAAQANGQAVLPTAETVTDHRYPLSRKLYLYVNHEPGKKFENPVLREFLLFVNSRQGQEIVSKAQFYPVTKEQLAQNLVLIQDKATTAGLESNHRSGKVLPE; encoded by the coding sequence ATGAGTATCAGTCGCATCAGGAGTATTGGGCCGACATTTGTGCGAGCCACCGTCTGTTCCGTTATCACCGCCACCCTTCTCAGCAGCGGCGGCGCCTGGGCAGAACGTGCCAGCGTGGCAGAGAATCCTACCATCGACGGATCCCTGACCGTCTATGAACCAGTCAACAAACTTGAGGGAAAACTGACGATCACGGGCTCCGACACCATGGCTATGCTGACGGATCAGCTGGCCTTCGAATTCACGCGGATATATGGTTATCCATCGGTCAATATCTTTGTTGAACACCCCGGATCAAACTTCGCGATGCGAGAGTTTCTTGTGGGTTTCTCGAAGCAACGGCGAGGTGATAAGTCCAGGAGCGAAGGACATGAGGCAGCTGCATATGCAGATATTCTGGCCTCGTCACGGGTGATGACGCCGGAGGAACGGGGACATTTCAAGTCGCGATATGGTCATGATGTGCTGGAGATTCCGATCGCGTTGGATGGCGTTGGAATCTACGTGCATGCCGCGAATCCTATCCCGCAGCTTACCCTGCAACAAGTCGACGCCATTTTCAGTTCCAGCCGAAAGTTAGGATGGCCCTCGGACATCACGAGCTGGGATAAGGCCGGTGTCGAAGAATGGTCGTCGCGGGATATCCATCTGTATGGGAGAGATTCAAAATCGGGAACGCGTGAGTTTTTCGTTCAAACCGCCTTAGGCGGCGGCACGTTGCGGTCCGACCTTCACGAACAGCCGGGGTCTGCAATGGAAATTCTGTCCATTGCCCGCGATCCGCAGGCCATTGGATATGCCGGCATCGGCTACCAGGGCTCCTTCGTCAAGGTGGTGCCGATTGCAGCACAAGCCAATGGGCAAGCGGTTCTACCGACTGCGGAAACCGTGACGGATCATCGGTATCCGCTCAGCCGAAAGTTGTATCTCTACGTCAACCATGAACCGGGCAAGAAATTCGAGAACCCGGTGCTCCGCGAGTTTCTTCTGTTCGTCAATAGTCGGCAGGGACAGGAAATCGTGAGCAAGGCCCAATTTTATCCTGTCACCAAAGAACAACTCGCTCAGAACCTGGTCTTGATTCAAGACAAGGCGACTACAGCGGGGTTGGAGTCGAACCACCGGTCTGGCAAGGTCCTTCCTGAATAA
- a CDS encoding PstS family phosphate ABC transporter substrate-binding protein: MTRQQQTGSQHHTGTRSVCTALAAVAALALFGDYAAAEHAGGPERPTADTSLVAYEPVKGIEGRLTITGSDTMAPLMDRLANEFTRLHGYPKVNLFVEHPGTNPAMRQFLLKYSNQRRGDKARTGNTGAGFPEILASSRAMTPEERAIFTSQNGHEVIEIPIAMDAVALYVSQQNPVQHLTLVQADAMFGSGRKQGAAEDLNTWGAVGVTEWPSQPIHLYGRTRNSATHDFFAQNVLKGGAFKPQIQEVPGTAMEMLAVARDPQGIGYAGIGYENSFVRMVPLAQSANSPAVVPTAESVMNGTYPLSRTLYLYINQDPTEAIADPLLREFLKFVNTREGQQVVADAKFYLLPKERIMQNLTLIQGPTTTAKLMDAGKRTMTVLAE, translated from the coding sequence ATGACACGACAGCAGCAGACAGGTTCCCAACATCACACAGGCACTCGTTCGGTTTGCACCGCGCTGGCCGCCGTCGCGGCGCTGGCACTATTCGGAGACTATGCGGCAGCAGAACATGCGGGAGGCCCGGAACGGCCCACCGCAGACACCTCTCTGGTTGCGTATGAGCCGGTAAAGGGGATCGAAGGGCGACTGACGATCACGGGTTCAGATACGATGGCGCCGCTCATGGATCGACTGGCCAATGAATTCACGCGGCTGCATGGCTATCCCAAGGTGAATCTCTTTGTGGAACATCCAGGGACCAATCCGGCGATGCGGCAATTCCTCCTGAAATATTCCAATCAGCGTCGCGGCGATAAAGCTCGTACCGGTAACACCGGAGCTGGGTTTCCTGAAATTCTTGCTTCATCTCGCGCCATGACGCCTGAGGAGCGTGCCATCTTCACATCGCAAAACGGTCATGAGGTGATTGAGATTCCGATCGCGATGGATGCCGTCGCACTCTACGTGAGTCAGCAGAATCCCGTTCAGCATTTGACGCTGGTTCAGGCTGATGCGATGTTCGGCAGCGGACGCAAACAAGGCGCCGCCGAGGACCTAAACACCTGGGGCGCTGTGGGCGTGACAGAATGGCCATCCCAACCGATCCACCTCTATGGGCGTACCCGGAACTCTGCAACGCACGATTTCTTTGCGCAAAATGTGTTGAAGGGCGGCGCCTTCAAGCCGCAAATCCAGGAAGTTCCTGGAACGGCAATGGAAATGCTTGCCGTGGCTCGAGACCCGCAGGGAATCGGCTATGCGGGTATCGGGTATGAGAATTCGTTCGTCAGAATGGTTCCGCTAGCGCAGAGCGCGAACAGCCCTGCCGTGGTCCCAACCGCCGAATCGGTGATGAATGGAACCTATCCTCTGAGCAGGACTCTGTATCTGTACATTAATCAAGATCCGACGGAAGCCATTGCGGACCCGCTCCTTCGCGAGTTTCTTAAGTTCGTCAATACTCGTGAAGGACAGCAAGTCGTTGCGGATGCAAAGTTTTATTTGCTCCCGAAGGAACGGATCATGCAAAATCTGACTCTTATCCAGGGGCCGACTACTACCGCCAAGCTCATGGACGCAGGGAAGCGGACCATGACGGTTCTGGCCGAATAG